The Citrifermentans bemidjiense Bem genome window below encodes:
- a CDS encoding tetratricopeptide repeat protein: MPADSRADSPTETFAAALDLQKSGRRDEAERLYRALAASGGKFAADACINLGALLDESGRAEEALEKYREALALREGDPLALNNAGSTLFKLGRFHEAAEQFRHALERAPDSLEAQVALGAALQREGDLPAALAVFRDLVARRPDSAEAHWNLALALLLAGDFREGWAEYQWRWRRDSFTSPRRELAAPAWDGTPLEGRRILVHGEQGLGDTIQFARYLPMVAAAGGVVVAECQSSSLVPLLAGIPGVSETCVMGEAHPHFDLEAALLSLPHLFGTTLESVPSGVPYLAPPEERMAPWREKVAADLGFKVGLVWAGKPVPDPFRSCPLAALAPLFDIPGVSFYSLQVGEEATQAKEFPSLIDFTPSIADFGDTSALIAQLDLVVSIDTSVAHLAGALAKPVWLLLPKAGDYRWLTEREDSPWYPTMRLFRQKLQGEWGEVIERVKGELEEAAWGFLEKAALAQPFNGRRHCLCGLFLSYKKREREATVRYSKAAQLMPGSWEPHYALACSLQQLTRLAEAKESLLAALALEPRLSLLHEALGILCQMQDDPEGAARAYREALALDPDAVKARYNLATLCKEKGLAAQALEGFREVVRRAPEHADAHWNLAVMLLMTGEFAEGWREFPWRFKKSLFPPARRWEEQPRWDGSPLLGATILLYGEQGAGDTLQFVRYAPLVAERGGRVLVEVQSRGLIDVVATVDGVSGVFACGEPIPAFEWQASLMDLPGIFGTEAATIPAAVPYLGVDPGRSDSLRDLFAGEGLKVALAWRGNPAHGNDANRSIPLAKLAPLAEVPGVSFYSLQVGEAAREELPGPFPIVDLAPKIKDFADTAALAGELDLVICVDTSVAHLCGALGVPVWLLVPLVPDWRWGLARDDSPWYPTLRLFRQKQQGDWEEVVARVKEALARKASPASVSPQAFPAESRAQAEIWNNRGCAEDGEGCHLEAVESYRKAIALSPDFMPAHYNLGNSLFALGRSGEAAESYRWALALDPALPQGWHNLALALKAQGAVDEALHALRRAVRVAPDYLEARHTLGQLHHERGELDEAMASFRENLSRDPGYLPSWNAMGISLQVLGLLEEAVDCYQKALALKPDYLHALNNLGTASRSLGLLAQAKSCYEKVLELDPEYADARWNLALVQLQLGEYREGWQGYEWRFSKVDPIPKLEFARPLWDGGSLEGRTILLTSEQGFGDTFQFVRYAKLLAQGGATVLVQAQSEAIAPVIATVPGVARVLVRGEPLPEFDCHAPLMSLPHLCGTLLASIPAEIPYLFADPALVKKWSPLLTGERLRVGLVWAGRKSYKDDLKRSLSLPLFAPLSNVSGADFFALQVGDGAEQAASPPPGVTLTDLGRNIRNFADTAAVLTQLDLVITADTAVAHLAGGLGVPAWVLLPVGCDWRWLTEREDSPWYPGARLFRQTRRCDWNEVLQRVADCLATVVSKGRQRNRES, encoded by the coding sequence ATGCCTGCTGATTCCCGCGCGGATAGCCCGACCGAGACGTTCGCCGCGGCCCTCGATCTGCAAAAAAGCGGTCGCAGGGACGAGGCCGAGCGGCTCTACCGCGCCCTGGCCGCATCGGGGGGGAAGTTCGCCGCCGACGCCTGCATAAACCTCGGTGCGCTCCTGGATGAGAGCGGGCGCGCCGAGGAGGCGCTGGAAAAGTACCGCGAGGCGCTTGCCCTGCGGGAGGGGGACCCGCTCGCCCTCAACAACGCCGGTTCCACGCTGTTCAAGCTGGGGCGTTTTCATGAGGCGGCGGAGCAGTTCCGCCATGCCCTGGAGCGGGCCCCGGATTCCCTGGAGGCGCAGGTGGCGCTCGGCGCGGCGCTGCAAAGGGAAGGGGATCTCCCTGCGGCGCTCGCCGTTTTCCGCGATCTGGTGGCGCGGCGTCCGGATTCCGCCGAAGCGCACTGGAACCTGGCGCTGGCGCTGCTCTTAGCCGGGGATTTCCGCGAGGGGTGGGCCGAGTACCAGTGGCGCTGGCGCAGGGACTCCTTCACCTCCCCGAGGCGCGAGCTTGCGGCGCCCGCCTGGGACGGCACGCCTCTTGAGGGGCGCCGCATCCTGGTGCACGGCGAGCAGGGTTTGGGCGACACCATCCAGTTCGCCCGCTACCTCCCCATGGTTGCCGCCGCGGGGGGCGTGGTGGTGGCGGAATGCCAGTCCTCCTCCCTGGTGCCGCTTTTAGCCGGCATCCCCGGCGTCTCCGAGACCTGCGTCATGGGGGAAGCGCATCCCCACTTCGACCTCGAGGCGGCGCTCTTGTCGCTCCCCCACCTGTTCGGCACCACGCTGGAAAGTGTCCCAAGCGGGGTCCCCTACCTGGCGCCCCCGGAGGAACGGATGGCGCCCTGGCGGGAGAAGGTGGCGGCGGACCTGGGGTTCAAGGTGGGGCTGGTCTGGGCCGGGAAGCCGGTTCCCGACCCGTTTCGCTCCTGTCCGCTCGCGGCGCTGGCGCCCTTGTTCGACATCCCGGGCGTGAGCTTCTATTCGCTCCAGGTAGGGGAGGAGGCCACGCAGGCCAAGGAGTTTCCCTCCCTCATCGATTTCACCCCCTCCATCGCGGACTTCGGCGATACCTCCGCTCTCATCGCGCAGCTCGACCTGGTCGTCTCCATCGACACCTCCGTGGCCCACTTGGCCGGTGCGCTGGCGAAGCCGGTCTGGCTGCTGCTCCCCAAGGCGGGCGACTACCGCTGGCTCACCGAGCGCGAAGATTCCCCCTGGTACCCGACCATGCGCCTTTTCCGGCAGAAGCTGCAGGGTGAGTGGGGGGAGGTGATCGAGCGCGTGAAGGGGGAACTGGAAGAGGCTGCCTGGGGCTTTTTGGAAAAAGCCGCCCTGGCGCAGCCGTTCAACGGCCGCAGACACTGCCTCTGCGGGCTCTTCCTCTCCTATAAAAAAAGAGAGCGCGAGGCGACGGTAAGGTACAGCAAGGCGGCGCAGTTGATGCCCGGAAGCTGGGAGCCGCACTACGCGCTCGCCTGCTCGCTGCAGCAGCTGACGCGACTTGCCGAGGCGAAGGAGAGTCTTCTGGCAGCACTCGCCCTGGAGCCGCGGCTTTCCCTCTTGCACGAGGCGCTCGGCATCCTGTGCCAGATGCAGGACGATCCCGAAGGGGCGGCGCGCGCCTACCGGGAGGCGCTGGCGCTCGACCCGGACGCGGTGAAGGCACGCTATAACCTGGCCACGCTCTGCAAGGAGAAAGGGCTTGCAGCCCAGGCGCTGGAAGGTTTCCGCGAGGTGGTGCGGCGCGCGCCGGAGCATGCCGACGCGCATTGGAACCTGGCCGTGATGCTCCTCATGACCGGGGAGTTCGCCGAAGGTTGGCGGGAGTTTCCCTGGCGCTTCAAAAAGAGCCTCTTTCCCCCGGCTCGCCGCTGGGAGGAACAGCCGCGCTGGGACGGCTCCCCGCTTCTCGGTGCGACCATCCTGCTCTACGGAGAGCAGGGGGCCGGCGACACGCTGCAGTTCGTGCGCTACGCCCCGCTGGTGGCGGAGCGCGGCGGAAGGGTGCTTGTCGAGGTGCAGTCGCGGGGGCTCATCGACGTGGTGGCGACCGTAGATGGCGTCAGCGGCGTCTTTGCCTGCGGCGAGCCCATCCCCGCGTTTGAGTGGCAGGCCTCGCTGATGGATCTTCCCGGCATCTTCGGCACCGAGGCCGCCACCATCCCGGCCGCCGTCCCCTATCTCGGAGTCGACCCCGGGCGCAGCGACTCGTTGCGGGATCTCTTCGCAGGCGAAGGGTTGAAGGTCGCGCTGGCATGGCGCGGCAACCCGGCCCACGGCAACGACGCCAACCGCTCGATACCGCTTGCCAAACTCGCCCCGCTGGCGGAAGTCCCCGGCGTGAGCTTCTATTCCCTGCAAGTGGGGGAGGCCGCGCGGGAGGAGCTTCCCGGCCCCTTTCCGATCGTCGACCTGGCACCGAAGATCAAGGATTTCGCCGACACGGCCGCCCTTGCCGGAGAGCTCGACCTGGTCATCTGCGTTGACACCTCGGTGGCGCATCTGTGCGGCGCGCTCGGAGTGCCGGTATGGCTCCTGGTCCCCCTGGTGCCGGACTGGCGCTGGGGCCTTGCCCGCGACGACTCCCCCTGGTACCCGACCCTGCGACTTTTCCGGCAAAAGCAGCAGGGAGATTGGGAGGAGGTGGTGGCGCGGGTCAAGGAGGCGCTGGCCCGAAAGGCGTCCCCCGCTTCCGTTTCCCCGCAGGCGTTCCCAGCAGAATCCCGGGCGCAGGCCGAGATCTGGAACAATCGGGGGTGCGCCGAGGACGGCGAGGGCTGCCATCTGGAAGCGGTGGAGAGCTACCGCAAGGCAATCGCCCTCTCCCCCGATTTCATGCCCGCCCACTACAACCTCGGCAACAGCCTCTTCGCCTTGGGAAGAAGCGGCGAGGCGGCGGAGAGCTACCGCTGGGCCCTCGCTCTCGATCCCGCCCTGCCGCAGGGGTGGCACAACTTAGCGCTTGCCCTCAAGGCGCAGGGGGCCGTCGACGAGGCGTTGCATGCGCTGAGAAGGGCGGTGCGGGTAGCACCCGATTACCTGGAGGCGCGGCATACCCTGGGCCAGCTGCACCATGAGCGGGGCGAGCTGGATGAGGCGATGGCCTCTTTCCGCGAAAACCTCTCCCGCGATCCCGGCTACCTCCCCTCCTGGAATGCAATGGGGATCTCGCTGCAGGTGCTGGGGCTCCTGGAGGAGGCGGTCGATTGCTACCAAAAGGCGCTCGCCCTGAAGCCGGACTACCTGCACGCCCTGAACAACCTGGGTACGGCGAGCAGGTCGCTCGGGCTTTTGGCGCAGGCGAAGAGCTGCTATGAGAAGGTGCTGGAGCTCGACCCGGAGTACGCCGACGCCCGCTGGAACCTGGCCCTGGTGCAGCTGCAACTGGGAGAGTACCGGGAGGGGTGGCAGGGGTACGAGTGGCGCTTCTCCAAGGTGGATCCCATCCCGAAGCTGGAATTCGCCCGGCCGCTGTGGGACGGCGGGAGCCTCGAAGGGCGCACCATACTTCTCACCAGCGAGCAGGGTTTCGGCGACACCTTCCAGTTCGTGCGTTACGCGAAGCTCCTGGCGCAGGGGGGCGCGACTGTGCTGGTGCAGGCGCAGAGCGAGGCGATCGCGCCGGTGATCGCCACCGTACCCGGTGTGGCCCGCGTGCTGGTCCGGGGGGAGCCTCTCCCCGAGTTCGACTGCCACGCCCCCCTGATGAGCCTGCCGCATCTTTGCGGGACGCTTCTTGCGAGCATTCCCGCCGAGATACCCTACCTTTTCGCCGATCCGGCGCTGGTTAAGAAGTGGAGCCCGCTCCTCACCGGTGAGAGGCTCCGGGTGGGGTTGGTCTGGGCGGGGAGGAAGAGCTACAAGGACGACCTGAAGCGCTCGCTGTCGCTGCCGCTTTTCGCGCCGCTCTCGAACGTGTCCGGGGCCGATTTCTTCGCCCTCCAGGTGGGTGACGGGGCGGAGCAGGCGGCCTCGCCGCCGCCGGGGGTTACGCTCACCGACCTCGGGCGCAACATCAGGAACTTCGCCGATACCGCCGCGGTGCTTACCCAGCTCGATCTCGTCATCACGGCGGACACCGCGGTGGCCCATCTGGCGGGAGGGCTCGGGGTGCCGGCCTGGGTCCTGCTCCCGGTGGGATGCGACTGGCGCTGGCTCACCGAAAGGGAAGATTCCCCCTGGTACCCGGGCGCGCGGCTTTTCCGGCAGACGCGCCGCTGCGACTGGAACGAGGTGCTGCAACGCGTCGCCGACTGTCTGGCTACGGTGGTCTCAAAGGGGCGGCAACGGAACAGGGAGAGCTGA
- a CDS encoding O-linked N-acetylglucosamine transferase, SPINDLY family protein — protein sequence MGYQESAENQARLKYVELLLKKGMQEEARTQLQQLVQEDPGCARGWYLLAVLVGEQGFPDQAAKLLRQALRAEPENVKALNALGVALQQMGERDQGAACYGEALRIDSRFQEARVNLALLLKEGMRLAEAEALLSQGIALEPESVRLRYNYANVLHYQGRSLEATGAYREVLRLDPQHLDARQNLLFTLHYSPQFSDRQIFAEHLRAARSAPLRLPSSPSVPRRGRRIRIGYLSPDFRSHAVASFIEPVLKKHDRERFEIFCYANLPRPDRVTERIKGLCEHWRDLYNIPDQIAALMIAADALDVLIDLAGHTSGNRLPLFARKPAPLQITWIGYPDTTGLKQMDYRITDRHADPPGKSERYHTEALLRLPRSFSCFLPPADAPEVAPPPCLATGAVTFGSFNNLAKVTPEVIALWCRVLHAVPGSRLLLKGRPFEDSGVRERIASQFSTGGIGGERIELNPGEPESSAHLAQYGRVDIALDTFPYNGTTTTCEALWMGVPVVTLAGTRHAARTGASILANCGLDELVAENEEEYLEIARRMAADRERLLELRMGARERLSASPLLDAAGVTRELEAALEGILKERGVR from the coding sequence GTGGGTTACCAGGAAAGCGCAGAGAACCAGGCGCGGCTCAAGTACGTGGAGCTGCTGCTCAAGAAGGGGATGCAGGAGGAAGCCCGCACCCAACTGCAGCAGCTGGTGCAGGAAGATCCAGGCTGCGCGCGGGGCTGGTACCTCCTCGCCGTGCTGGTGGGGGAGCAGGGGTTCCCGGACCAGGCGGCGAAGCTACTGAGGCAGGCGCTTAGGGCCGAGCCGGAGAACGTCAAGGCGCTGAACGCCCTCGGGGTGGCCCTGCAGCAGATGGGGGAGCGGGACCAGGGCGCGGCATGCTACGGTGAGGCGCTCCGCATCGATTCCCGGTTCCAGGAGGCGCGGGTGAACCTCGCCCTGCTCCTCAAGGAAGGGATGAGGCTTGCCGAGGCTGAGGCGCTTCTGTCCCAGGGGATCGCGCTGGAGCCCGAATCGGTGCGGCTTCGTTACAACTACGCCAACGTGCTCCATTACCAGGGGAGAAGCCTGGAGGCGACCGGCGCCTACCGGGAGGTGCTCCGCCTGGACCCGCAGCACCTGGATGCACGGCAGAACCTACTGTTCACGCTGCACTACTCTCCGCAGTTCTCCGACCGGCAGATCTTCGCCGAGCACCTGCGCGCCGCGAGAAGCGCCCCCCTCCGCCTCCCCTCCTCCCCTTCCGTCCCGCGCCGAGGCAGGCGCATCAGGATCGGCTACCTCTCCCCCGACTTCCGCAGCCACGCCGTCGCCTCCTTCATCGAGCCGGTCTTGAAGAAACACGACCGGGAACGCTTCGAGATCTTCTGCTACGCGAACCTTCCCCGCCCGGACCGGGTCACCGAGAGGATAAAGGGGTTGTGCGAGCACTGGCGCGACCTGTACAACATACCGGACCAGATCGCGGCACTGATGATCGCCGCCGACGCCCTCGACGTCCTGATCGACCTAGCCGGCCACACCTCGGGGAACCGGCTCCCGCTTTTCGCCCGCAAGCCCGCTCCCCTGCAGATCACCTGGATCGGCTACCCAGACACCACGGGGCTCAAGCAGATGGACTACCGGATCACCGACCGCCACGCCGACCCTCCCGGGAAAAGCGAGCGCTACCACACCGAAGCACTGCTCAGGCTCCCGCGCAGCTTCAGCTGCTTCCTCCCGCCGGCAGACGCCCCCGAAGTGGCGCCTCCCCCGTGTCTTGCCACAGGCGCCGTCACCTTCGGCTCGTTCAACAACCTGGCCAAGGTCACCCCCGAGGTGATCGCCCTCTGGTGCCGGGTGCTCCATGCCGTCCCAGGATCGCGCCTGCTCTTGAAGGGGAGGCCGTTCGAGGACAGCGGGGTGCGGGAGAGGATCGCCTCACAGTTCTCCACGGGAGGGATAGGGGGTGAAAGAATCGAGCTGAACCCGGGAGAGCCGGAGAGCTCGGCGCACCTGGCGCAGTACGGGCGGGTCGACATCGCCCTCGACACCTTCCCCTACAACGGCACCACTACCACCTGCGAGGCGCTCTGGATGGGCGTCCCGGTGGTGACTCTGGCGGGTACGAGGCACGCGGCGCGGACCGGGGCGAGCATCCTCGCCAACTGCGGGCTCGACGAGCTGGTGGCCGAGAACGAGGAGGAATACCTGGAGATCGCCCGGCGGATGGCGGCGGATCGGGAAAGGCTTTTGGAGTTGAGGATGGGGGCGCGGGAAAGGCTCTCGGCATCGCCGCTTCTGGACGCGGCGGGGGTGACGCGGGAGTTGGAAGCGGCGCTGGAGGGGATCCTCAAGGAGCGCGGGGTACGTTAG
- a CDS encoding flagellin N-terminal helical domain-containing protein has product MATNEISLTAGMRTNLLNLQSTSTLLNRTQQRLSSGKQVNSALDNPTNYFAAQNANQRASDLADRKDGMSEGVQTVSAANAGITAITGLINAAKGIAQSALSTSDTLTRSKLATQYDTIRSQIDNISSDSGYRGLNLLSATNTLTVNFNENASSSLNVVGFLATSSGLSMGANSGAWATASDITTDTAKMDTAISTLRSNTQTLAANLNIITTRQNFTDSMINTLQTGADNLTLADMNQEGANMLMLQTRQSLGTTSLSMSSQAAQTVLRLF; this is encoded by the coding sequence ATGGCAACCAACGAAATTTCGCTCACCGCAGGCATGAGGACCAACCTTCTCAACCTCCAAAGCACCAGCACCCTTCTGAACAGGACCCAGCAGAGGCTGTCGTCCGGCAAGCAGGTCAACAGCGCGCTCGACAACCCGACCAACTACTTCGCAGCGCAGAACGCTAACCAGCGCGCCAGCGACCTCGCAGACCGCAAGGACGGCATGTCCGAAGGCGTTCAGACGGTTTCGGCGGCCAACGCAGGTATCACCGCGATCACCGGCCTGATCAACGCAGCGAAAGGTATCGCACAGTCGGCACTTTCCACCAGCGACACCCTCACCAGGTCCAAGCTGGCGACCCAGTACGACACCATTCGCAGCCAGATCGACAACATCTCTTCCGATTCCGGTTACCGCGGCCTGAACCTCCTGAGCGCCACCAACACCCTGACCGTCAACTTCAACGAGAACGCCAGCTCCAGCCTCAACGTCGTCGGCTTCCTGGCCACCTCGTCCGGTCTGAGCATGGGCGCGAACAGCGGCGCCTGGGCAACCGCCTCGGACATCACCACCGACACCGCGAAGATGGATACCGCCATCTCGACCCTGAGGTCCAACACCCAGACCCTGGCTGCAAACCTGAACATCATCACCACGCGTCAGAACTTCACCGACTCGATGATCAACACGCTGCAGACCGGTGCGGATAACCTGACCCTGGCCGACATGAACCAGGAAGGCGCCAACATGCTGATGCTGCAGACTCGTCAGAGCTTGGGCACCACCTCGCTCTCCATGTCTTCCCAGGCAGCACAGACCGTCCTCAGGCTGTTCTAA
- a CDS encoding tetratricopeptide repeat protein — protein sequence MDRYAQLNQALSENRAELAQDICHDLLRAEPENVELLTLVGLLAYRRGDLEEALQAFSRAAFLQPESAELRNNVGVAYQDLDCHDSAVLHFREALSLRGEYPEARCNLATALLHLGEAEEAIRNYCDAIAAAPGYADAYHLLGNALRRQGEWEGAVQCYQKALELDPANLKTLVNLGGSLFTLNRFDEAIAAQRRALSIDPDHVDAHWNLALVLLTTGNYQEGFAEYQWRLKDPAAGFPESCAGKKPWDGSALCGRTLLLRCEQGFGDTIQFFRYAQWLSRRGERVALECRRELLPLLAIQEPALTCFAAGDPPPSFDCFAYLMSLPHLLGTCVETIPPQEPPLRADPERAACWRDWIPGGSTKVGVVWAGSAGYRNDRYRSLPARALASLAGIPGVRLYNLQLPAAADDLAAIGEICDLTGRIGDFSDTAALIEELDLVVSVDTAVAHLAAAMGKPVWLLLPFSCEWRWLSGRSDSPWYPSVAIYRQPSLGDWEGVIAAVAADLAAWPARAQAEAPRSPAPAPLKAAPRGEDPNLEFRRANALRAEGDLAGAVALYRCLLARLPACAEIHNNLGLALQDQGLDPEAERSFRRALELKPDLADAQNNLGTLLVARGEHDEALPFFERALELRGDYLPAYVNLGSCLQVLEEPERAVELYRRAIALEPGFFKARINLGTAYQDLMQPEKAIETYRELLELAPEHPEAHWNLALSLLSVGDFKWGWEEYEWRLATGESTLSPLPYWRGEELSGRSILVECEQGLGDTLQFVRYLTLLAKRGGKVLLKCQNAGLKPLLERVPGVATVVVPGEEPPRCSFRVKLLSLPYLFGTTLEAMPEWHPYLLADPRRGALWELLLDQGSDLKVGLVWRGGPLPRNRACPFGEFAPLGDLQGVGWFSLQLGEAPDPGVLEAADLAPQIKDFGDSAAILSGLDLLLTVDTAAAHLAGGMGVPVWLLLPFSCDWRWMSGREDSPWYPTLRIFRQGRPGDWPGVMGRVREALEEMLRRR from the coding sequence ATGGACCGATACGCGCAACTGAACCAGGCGCTGAGCGAGAACCGGGCGGAGCTGGCACAAGATATTTGCCACGACCTTTTGCGCGCGGAGCCGGAGAACGTGGAGCTCTTGACGCTGGTGGGCCTTCTCGCCTACCGGCGGGGTGATCTGGAGGAGGCGCTGCAGGCCTTTTCCCGAGCCGCGTTCCTGCAACCGGAAAGCGCCGAGCTGCGCAACAACGTAGGGGTGGCCTACCAGGATCTCGACTGCCACGACAGCGCGGTGCTCCACTTCCGGGAGGCCCTCTCGCTCAGGGGAGAGTACCCCGAAGCCCGCTGCAACCTGGCGACCGCCCTTTTGCACCTGGGGGAGGCCGAGGAGGCGATCCGCAACTACTGCGACGCCATCGCCGCCGCCCCCGGTTATGCTGACGCCTATCACCTCCTCGGCAACGCGCTCCGCCGCCAGGGGGAGTGGGAAGGGGCGGTGCAGTGTTACCAAAAGGCGCTCGAGCTCGATCCCGCCAACCTGAAGACGCTGGTCAACCTGGGAGGCTCCCTCTTCACCCTGAACCGGTTCGACGAGGCGATCGCGGCCCAGCGCCGGGCGCTTTCGATCGACCCGGACCACGTCGACGCGCACTGGAACCTGGCCTTGGTGCTCCTGACCACCGGCAATTACCAAGAGGGGTTTGCCGAGTACCAGTGGCGCCTAAAGGACCCCGCCGCCGGTTTCCCGGAGAGCTGCGCCGGGAAGAAGCCGTGGGACGGCTCCGCGCTTTGCGGGCGCACGCTTCTTTTGCGCTGCGAGCAGGGGTTCGGCGACACCATCCAGTTCTTCCGCTACGCCCAGTGGCTTTCGCGCCGGGGGGAGCGGGTGGCGCTTGAGTGCCGCCGTGAGCTCCTGCCGCTTTTAGCAATCCAGGAGCCGGCGCTAACCTGCTTCGCCGCCGGCGACCCTCCCCCTTCTTTTGACTGCTTCGCCTACCTGATGAGCCTGCCGCACCTCTTGGGGACCTGCGTCGAGACCATACCGCCGCAAGAACCGCCGCTTCGTGCCGACCCCGAGCGGGCCGCTTGCTGGCGCGACTGGATCCCAGGGGGAAGCACGAAGGTGGGGGTGGTCTGGGCCGGGAGCGCCGGCTACCGAAACGACCGCTACCGTTCGCTGCCGGCGCGGGCGCTGGCATCCCTCGCCGGCATCCCCGGGGTCAGGCTCTACAACCTGCAGCTTCCCGCAGCCGCGGACGACCTAGCCGCCATCGGGGAGATCTGCGACCTGACCGGCCGCATCGGGGATTTCTCCGACACCGCCGCGCTCATCGAAGAGCTGGACCTGGTGGTCTCGGTGGATACCGCCGTGGCGCACCTGGCCGCGGCCATGGGAAAGCCGGTGTGGCTGCTGCTCCCCTTCTCCTGCGAATGGCGCTGGCTTTCCGGGCGCAGCGATTCCCCCTGGTATCCCTCGGTTGCCATCTACCGTCAGCCGTCCTTAGGGGACTGGGAGGGGGTTATCGCGGCGGTGGCTGCCGACCTCGCGGCCTGGCCCGCGCGCGCTCAAGCCGAAGCGCCCCGCTCCCCCGCACCGGCCCCGCTCAAGGCGGCGCCCAGGGGGGAAGACCCGAACCTGGAGTTCCGCCGGGCCAACGCCCTGCGCGCCGAAGGCGACCTTGCCGGCGCAGTCGCGCTCTACCGGTGCCTGCTGGCGCGGCTCCCCGCATGCGCCGAAATCCACAACAACCTGGGGCTCGCGCTGCAGGACCAGGGGCTCGACCCTGAAGCGGAACGGAGCTTCAGGCGGGCCCTGGAACTGAAACCGGATCTCGCCGACGCCCAAAACAACCTGGGGACCCTCCTGGTCGCGCGGGGCGAGCACGACGAGGCGCTCCCCTTTTTCGAGAGGGCGCTGGAGTTGCGCGGCGACTACCTCCCCGCCTACGTGAACCTGGGTTCCTGCCTGCAGGTGCTGGAAGAGCCGGAGCGCGCCGTCGAGCTCTACCGCCGCGCCATCGCGCTCGAACCCGGCTTTTTCAAGGCGCGCATCAACCTCGGCACCGCCTACCAGGACCTGATGCAGCCCGAAAAGGCGATCGAGACGTACCGGGAGCTCCTGGAGCTTGCCCCGGAGCACCCGGAGGCCCACTGGAACCTCGCATTGAGCCTTTTGTCGGTAGGCGATTTCAAGTGGGGGTGGGAGGAGTACGAGTGGCGCCTGGCTACCGGGGAATCCACCCTCTCCCCGCTTCCCTACTGGCGGGGGGAGGAGCTCTCCGGCCGGAGCATCCTGGTCGAGTGCGAGCAGGGGCTGGGAGACACGCTGCAGTTCGTCCGCTACCTTACCCTGCTCGCCAAGCGCGGCGGGAAGGTGCTGCTCAAGTGCCAGAACGCCGGGCTCAAACCGCTGCTGGAGCGGGTCCCCGGGGTGGCGACTGTCGTGGTTCCCGGCGAGGAGCCGCCCCGCTGCTCTTTCCGGGTAAAGCTCTTGAGCCTGCCGTACCTTTTCGGCACGACCTTGGAGGCCATGCCTGAATGGCACCCTTACCTCCTTGCCGACCCGCGCCGCGGGGCCCTTTGGGAGCTGTTGCTCGATCAGGGAAGCGACCTCAAGGTGGGGCTCGTCTGGCGGGGAGGGCCGCTTCCTAGAAACCGCGCCTGCCCCTTCGGCGAATTCGCCCCTTTGGGCGACCTGCAGGGGGTCGGCTGGTTTTCGCTGCAGTTGGGCGAGGCGCCCGACCCGGGCGTCCTGGAGGCGGCAGACCTGGCGCCGCAGATAAAGGATTTCGGGGATTCTGCGGCAATCCTCTCCGGGCTGGACCTGCTGCTGACGGTGGACACGGCGGCAGCGCACCTGGCGGGAGGGATGGGGGTGCCGGTGTGGCTTTTACTCCCCTTCTCCTGCGACTGGCGCTGGATGTCCGGGCGGGAGGACTCCCCCTGGTACCCGACGCTGCGCATCTTCAGGCAGGGGCGCCCGGGCGACTGGCCGGGGGTGATGGGGCGGGTCCGCGAGGCGCTGGAGGAGATGCTGAGGCGTCGATAA
- the flaF gene encoding flagellar biosynthesis regulator FlaF, producing MQTNNAIKEYVGIQKESMSGRELEASVLTKAGLMLKAVQDNWDAPDREAKMLEAIKYNQKVWSFFQAELSEPGHPMPKKLREDLLNLSLFVDKRFFEVMAFPSAEKLGIVVDINFNIAAGLRTNPDPEL from the coding sequence ATGCAAACTAACAACGCGATCAAGGAGTACGTAGGTATCCAGAAGGAAAGCATGTCGGGGAGGGAGCTGGAGGCATCGGTCCTGACCAAGGCTGGGCTCATGCTGAAAGCCGTCCAGGATAACTGGGATGCCCCCGACCGCGAAGCGAAGATGCTCGAGGCTATCAAGTACAACCAGAAAGTCTGGAGCTTCTTCCAGGCCGAACTTTCCGAGCCCGGACATCCCATGCCCAAGAAGCTGCGCGAGGACCTCCTCAACCTGAGCCTCTTCGTCGACAAGAGGTTCTTCGAGGTGATGGCCTTCCCGTCCGCGGAGAAGCTCGGCATCGTCGTCGACATCAACTTCAACATCGCCGCCGGCCTCAGGACCAACCCGGATCCCGAGCTCTGA
- a CDS encoding flagellar biosynthesis repressor FlbT codes for MSLKITLKNNERLVIGGAVVRNGGKGCVLFIENTVPILREKDILGEKDATTACKRVYFTIQLMYIDEPNVPQYVKAYSELATEILNAAPSTRTLIEQLNERIEGGNYYQALKIAKNLIEYEEELLKNAN; via the coding sequence ATGTCCCTGAAAATCACCTTGAAGAACAACGAGCGGCTCGTTATCGGCGGCGCCGTCGTCAGAAATGGCGGCAAGGGATGCGTTCTCTTCATCGAGAACACGGTTCCCATCCTGCGCGAGAAGGACATCCTGGGCGAGAAAGACGCCACCACGGCGTGCAAGCGGGTCTACTTCACGATCCAGCTCATGTACATCGACGAGCCGAACGTGCCCCAGTACGTGAAGGCCTATTCCGAGCTCGCTACCGAGATCCTGAACGCCGCCCCGAGCACCAGGACCTTAATCGAGCAATTGAACGAACGGATCGAGGGCGGGAACTACTACCAGGCTCTCAAAATTGCGAAGAATCTCATCGAGTACGAAGAGGAGCTACTGAAAAATGCAAACTAA